The Sporomusaceae bacterium FL31 sequence CAGCCTACGGGATAATCACAATCAACAAATGGAATGTTGAAACGTTCTTCAAGTGTTGACGCCAATTTCTTCAACCAAGGATACCCTCGCTTTGAGCCGCCCATGATAACAGTGAGCTGAGAAGCAGAAACCTGCTCAAGCTCAGCCACCGAAGTATATGACGGGAAATATGCGTGCACGCGCAATTTAAAATGCTGCAGCAGTTGCCGCAATTCACGAACAGCATCACTATCCGGATGCCCGCGGTCACCAATTAAAGTAACCGTTCCAGGCTGCCGTTCCTGCGGTTTCATAAACTGATCAATCAACAACTGACCTGCTTGATAAAAGCCGGCATAGTAATCACCATCCAGAAACCCATGTCCGTCAACTGCCATGATGGGGATTCCCCACTGTTCCTCGGCCATCTTTGCCACGGCTTTTGTATCTTCACCAATGACACCAGCCACACAAGAATTGGCGATCACAACATACTGTGGCCTGTATTTCTCGACTAATTCATCAATACAATCCCGCAATTGCTGACCTCCGCCAAATACGGCATGTTTATCATTAAGATTACTGACAAACAAATGAGCCTTCGGTTCACCCAGCTTGAGTTGCTGGCGAGCCAAATAGCGAAAATGATTATGTAAATTCATCTGGCGAGCAATATGGGCGCAGGCACGAGGGCTATGAAAAATAACTGCCGCTCCCTCATTATGTGATAACGCACTCCACACCCCCGGCATGATGCAGGTGCAACTCTTAGTAGGCCAAAGCATTCGCCCCATACTTTAACACCAGACCTTCCAACTGTTCCAATTCCAAAGGATTCGGCACAGTTAAATTTGAATTTGTTAATAAAACATCCGCCAGCTGGCGATACAATCCAGCTTGTGCTGAACGCGGTGCCCACTGAATAACAGTTTGACGATGAACCTCGGCCTGAGTGACTACGCTGTCGCGAGGCAAAAAGGCGACTAA is a genomic window containing:
- a CDS encoding nitrogenase protein alpha chain — encoded protein: MPGVWSALSHNEGAAVIFHSPRACAHIARQMNLHNHFRYLARQQLKLGEPKAHLFVSNLNDKHAVFGGGQQLRDCIDELVEKYRPQYVVIANSCVAGVIGEDTKAVAKMAEEQWGIPIMAVDGHGFLDGDYYAGFYQAGQLLIDQFMKPQERQPGTVTLIGDRGHPDSDAVRELRQLLQHFKLRVHAYFPSYTSVAELEQVSASQLTVIMGGSKRGYPWLKKLASTLEERFNIPFVDCDYPVGWEATKKWIAAVGSIISEEETACDVSNLQELRLNKNIEGARGVLQGKKVMICIGRPVDYFNPEWLLELTALAGLELQKIVLLDSLAQDAKQAVKERLMMIGPVSIIEESEQGLMQNEADLVITTHELLDDKARQIVLPFLPTPGVAGMAELLEKAGRLVARYGQRGGVLYG